The following coding sequences are from one Acipenser ruthenus chromosome 7, fAciRut3.2 maternal haplotype, whole genome shotgun sequence window:
- the LOC117414736 gene encoding interferon-induced protein with tetratricopeptide repeats 1B-like — MTIHENIKFSLEKYKGKLYNYLAYMKHLKGFNEEALKYLEQAEEIIKKDHEDEFEKLVIVTYGNFAWVYYHMGELTKAENYLEKLEDICKKFSNTASRYSVLFPAVYGEKGWSFLKVCDEKHYKIAKECFERVLEEEPNEKGWNADYAIVLYRLEMFGPSVCAADSVALKQLKHALELDPENPVLMVHLAMKLKRYEEQNEEALELVNQALKLSPDNPQVAGHGGSFFRKNGCPDKSLEILKEALQAAPDSYSLHYQLGLAYRSKICKFQGQWNQDPKEAEEFVKSSDETIKNSSSVRSGTNVCRIQQHDTSRRYISEII, encoded by the coding sequence ATGACGATACATGAAAATATTAAATTCTCCCTGGAGAAATATAAGGGAAAACTCTACAATTACCTTGCTTATATGAAGCACCTGAAAGGTTTTAATGAAGAAGCCCTGAAATATCTAGAACAAGCTGAAGAGATAATAAAGAAGGACCATGAAGATGAATTTGAGAAGCTGGTCATTGTTACTTATGGAAACTTTGCCTGGGTATACTATCACATGGGTGAGCTTACCAAAGCTGAGAACTACCTGGAGAAGCTGGAGGACATTTGCAAGAAGTTCAGCAACACAGCCTCCCGCTACAGTGTCCTCTTTCCTGCTGTGTATGGAGAAAAGGGATGGTCCTTTTTGAAGGTTTGTGACGAGAAACATTATAAGATAGCAAAAGAATGTTTTGAAAGGGTTCTTGAAGAAGAGCCCAATGAGAAGGGGTGGAATGCTGATTATGCCATTGTGCTGTACCGCCTTGAAATGTTTGGACCTTCAGTTTGTGCTGCAGATTCAGTTGCACTAAAACAGTTAAAACATGCTCTAGAGCTAGATCCAGAAAACCCAGTTCTCATGGTACACCTGGCAATGAAACTGAAGCGTTATGAGGAACAAAATGAGGAAGCCCTGGAATTAGTGAATCAAGCTCTCAAGCTGTCACCTGATAATCCCCAGGTTGCTGGACATGGAGgaagttttttcagaaaaaatggcTGTCCAGACAAATCCTTGGAGATATTAAAAGAGGCGTTGCAAGCAGCTCCAGATTCATATTCTCTACACTATCAATTAGGACTTGCCTACAGATCCAAAATCTGTAAATTCCAGGGCCAGTGGAATCAAGACCCGAAAGAGGCTGAGGAATTTGTGAAATCATCGGATGAAACCATCAAAAATTCAAGCTCAGTTAGATCTGGCACAAATGTATGCAGAATCCAACAACATGACACAAGCCGAAGATATATATCAGAGATTATTTGA